One genomic region from Pseudomonas hormoni encodes:
- a CDS encoding glutathione S-transferase has translation MYQLYGHQNSGAAAIEAALELCEIPYRFIDVEVSTEAAHALEKLNPLKQIPTLQLPDGSILTESAAILIHLGLTFPKSKLLPDNAAERDQAIRGLVYIVSNCYAAIGIIDYPERWLQVADKPSRDNLMAGARERLHWSWEVFADQFSGELYLGDEPPGALDVLAAVITRWAGSREYLRGARPGFFAWLERIDRHPTLAPVFARHWPS, from the coding sequence ATGTATCAGCTATACGGACACCAGAACTCCGGCGCCGCCGCCATCGAAGCCGCGTTGGAGCTCTGCGAGATTCCTTACCGCTTCATCGACGTCGAGGTCTCCACGGAGGCGGCCCACGCGCTGGAGAAACTCAATCCGCTCAAGCAGATTCCGACCTTGCAGCTGCCCGATGGCAGCATTCTCACCGAAAGTGCGGCGATCCTGATCCATCTCGGGCTCACGTTTCCCAAGTCGAAACTGCTGCCGGATAACGCCGCCGAGCGCGATCAGGCGATCCGTGGCCTGGTGTACATCGTCAGCAATTGTTACGCGGCGATCGGCATCATCGACTATCCGGAACGGTGGTTGCAGGTCGCGGATAAACCCTCACGGGACAACCTCATGGCCGGCGCTCGCGAACGACTGCACTGGAGTTGGGAGGTGTTCGCCGATCAGTTTTCCGGCGAGTTGTATCTGGGCGATGAGCCGCCCGGCGCGCTGGATGTACTGGCGGCGGTGATTACGCGTTGGGCGGGCAGCCGGGAATATTTGCGCGGCGCCCGCCCCGGTTTTTTCGCCTGGCTGGAGAGAATTGACCGGCACCCGACACTGGCCCCGGTCTTTGCGCGGCATTGGCCGTCCTGA
- a CDS encoding DUF4349 domain-containing protein: MRQQDGQRASLSRTFGFILACLAISACSPSDHSSSASLAGEQGRGGAMLAYEHELQLLLPQAKIAPRLQATREACETARFGACNILRIEQGAGRADITVRIAPAGVEPLVAMAAEGGELGQRITSAEDLADAVDDTRRRQERLKAQQQRLDELATRKDISVTDLITLSKEQAGIENDLQALAQIAAGHQRRLDTNRVTLSFLPTGASSRSSHLSQAFSNLLDNLADGAADALEKTSYALPFLILAFPLFMLWVWLWRKFVRRRG; this comes from the coding sequence ATGCGCCAACAGGATGGCCAACGCGCCTCACTTTCTCGTACCTTCGGGTTCATTCTGGCCTGCCTGGCGATAAGTGCCTGCTCGCCGAGCGACCATTCGTCATCGGCCAGTCTAGCCGGTGAACAAGGGCGTGGCGGGGCCATGCTCGCCTATGAACACGAACTGCAACTGTTGCTGCCCCAGGCAAAAATCGCCCCACGCTTGCAGGCCACACGTGAGGCGTGCGAAACCGCGCGTTTCGGCGCCTGCAACATCTTGCGCATCGAGCAAGGCGCAGGCCGTGCCGACATCACCGTGCGCATCGCACCGGCTGGCGTGGAACCGTTGGTGGCGATGGCCGCCGAAGGTGGCGAACTGGGTCAGCGGATCACCAGCGCCGAAGACCTGGCCGATGCCGTGGACGACACCCGCCGACGCCAGGAACGACTCAAGGCCCAACAGCAGCGCCTGGATGAACTGGCGACCCGCAAAGACATCAGCGTCACCGATCTGATCACCTTGAGCAAGGAGCAGGCCGGGATCGAAAACGATCTGCAAGCCCTGGCGCAGATTGCCGCCGGGCACCAGCGGCGTCTGGACACCAATCGGGTCACGCTGTCGTTCCTGCCAACCGGGGCCAGCAGTCGCTCTTCGCACCTGAGCCAGGCGTTCAGCAATCTGCTCGACAATCTGGCCGACGGCGCCGCCGATGCGCTGGAAAAAACCAGCTACGCGCTGCCCTTCCTGATCCTGGCGTTCCCGCTGTTCATGCTGTGGGTCTGGTTGTGGCGCAAGTTTGTTCGGCGTCGGGGCTGA
- a CDS encoding DUF3455 domain-containing protein, with the protein MNARQLICLAALFAAVPAAFAQNGLPDTIKVPDGHKVAMETTGVGEITYECRDKANAAGQTEWVFVGPKAVLNDRAGKQVGTYYGPPATWQAKDGSKVTGTQLAVAPSSPGNLPYQLVKANPAEGKGAMSGVSYIQRVALKGGVAPSAECTAANKGTQEVVKYQADYIFWAAS; encoded by the coding sequence ATGAACGCCAGACAACTGATTTGCCTTGCCGCTTTGTTCGCCGCAGTGCCTGCGGCCTTTGCCCAGAACGGTCTGCCCGACACCATCAAGGTTCCGGACGGGCACAAGGTCGCCATGGAAACCACCGGCGTTGGCGAAATCACCTACGAATGCCGTGACAAGGCCAACGCGGCCGGCCAGACCGAATGGGTGTTTGTCGGGCCCAAGGCTGTGCTCAATGATCGCGCTGGCAAACAAGTCGGCACTTACTACGGCCCCCCGGCGACCTGGCAAGCGAAGGATGGCTCGAAAGTCACCGGCACCCAGCTGGCAGTCGCACCGTCGAGCCCGGGCAATCTGCCCTATCAACTGGTCAAGGCCAATCCGGCCGAGGGCAAAGGTGCGATGAGCGGCGTCAGTTACATCCAGCGTGTTGCCCTCAAAGGGGGCGTCGCCCCGAGCGCCGAGTGCACGGCGGCTAACAAGGGCACGCAGGAAGTGGTGAAGTATCAGGCGGATTACATTTTCTGGGCCGCGAGTTAA
- a CDS encoding sigma-70 family RNA polymerase sigma factor gives MSLPEPIFDYEAHLAACGRGERQALRDLYVQESPRLLGVARRLVRDTALAEDIVHDAFLKIWAGAAGFDPTRGSARGWMFSVTRHLALNFIRDNSREIQGDIDVQNDAETFDAQVHSSRIHLCLEQLDPARRSCILHAYVDGYSHAQISRKLGTPLGTVKAWIKRSLTALRECMG, from the coding sequence GTGTCCTTGCCCGAACCCATTTTCGACTATGAAGCTCACCTCGCCGCCTGTGGCCGGGGCGAGCGTCAGGCCCTGCGCGATTTGTATGTGCAGGAGAGTCCGCGGCTGCTCGGCGTGGCCAGGCGCCTGGTGCGCGACACCGCGCTGGCCGAAGACATCGTCCACGATGCGTTCCTCAAGATCTGGGCCGGCGCTGCAGGTTTCGACCCGACGCGGGGGTCGGCACGGGGCTGGATGTTCAGCGTGACCCGGCATCTGGCGCTCAACTTCATCCGTGACAACAGCCGCGAAATCCAGGGCGATATCGACGTGCAGAACGACGCTGAAACCTTCGATGCCCAGGTGCACTCCTCACGCATTCATCTGTGCCTGGAGCAGTTGGATCCTGCGCGGCGCAGCTGCATCCTGCACGCCTACGTCGACGGTTATTCTCACGCACAAATTTCACGCAAACTCGGCACCCCGCTGGGCACCGTCAAAGCGTGGATCAAAAGGAGCCTGACAGCATTGCGGGAGTGCATGGGATGA
- a CDS encoding anti-sigma factor yields the protein MTIRPADETPEQLAELASEYVLGTLSDERRRAVQQRLPDDAELRTAVDTWERRLLGLTDFAQPETPSPALWQRIERSVNALTRQPTLEPSSWWNRLALWRGLAVAGLAATLLLGTLLLTQTTVKPTYLVVLVAPQDKSPGWVISASNPREIQLIPLGVAQVPEDKALEFWTKAEGWQGPVSLGLVKPGQTLSVPVDKLPPLQPDQLFELTLENRTGSPIGKPTGPIQFIGRAVKVI from the coding sequence ATGACGATCAGACCTGCGGATGAGACCCCGGAGCAACTCGCCGAACTGGCCAGCGAGTATGTGTTGGGTACGCTCTCGGACGAACGACGCCGCGCGGTACAGCAACGCCTGCCCGACGATGCCGAACTGCGCACGGCGGTCGATACCTGGGAGCGTCGCTTGTTGGGCCTGACTGACTTTGCCCAACCCGAGACGCCCTCGCCCGCGCTGTGGCAACGCATCGAGCGCAGCGTCAACGCCCTGACCCGCCAGCCAACTCTCGAACCGTCATCCTGGTGGAATCGCTTAGCGCTGTGGCGCGGGCTCGCCGTTGCGGGGCTGGCGGCCACGTTGCTGCTCGGCACGCTGCTGCTCACGCAAACCACGGTCAAGCCGACCTATCTGGTGGTGCTGGTCGCGCCACAAGACAAATCGCCGGGCTGGGTGATTTCGGCCAGCAATCCCAGGGAAATCCAGTTGATTCCGCTGGGGGTCGCCCAGGTTCCGGAAGACAAGGCACTGGAGTTCTGGACCAAGGCCGAAGGCTGGCAAGGGCCGGTGTCGCTGGGCTTGGTCAAACCGGGGCAAACGCTGTCGGTGCCTGTGGATAAACTGCCGCCGCTGCAACCCGACCAATTGTTCGAACTGACCCTTGAAAACCGCACCGGCTCGCCGATCGGCAAGCCTACCGGGCCGATTCAGTTCATCGGGCGGGCGGTGAAGGTGATCTGA
- a CDS encoding phage infection protein: protein MKRPLFLSIAFSVFAVNAFAASSAHPVVAEGGSDRLIESRVAEGGSDRLIENRVAEGGSDRLIENRVAEGGSDRLIENRVAEGGSDRLIENRVAEGGSDRLIENRVAEGGSDRLIENRVAEGGSDRLIENRVAEGGSDRLIENRVAEGGSDRLIESRAV, encoded by the coding sequence ATGAAACGCCCACTCTTCCTCAGCATCGCTTTCTCGGTTTTTGCAGTTAACGCTTTTGCCGCTTCTTCCGCTCACCCGGTTGTCGCTGAAGGCGGCTCGGATCGTCTGATTGAAAGCCGTGTGGCTGAAGGTGGTTCGGATCGTCTGATCGAAAACCGCGTTGCCGAAGGTGGCTCGGATCGTCTGATCGAAAACCGCGTTGCCGAAGGTGGCTCCGACCGTCTGATCGAAAACCGCGTTGCCGAAGGTGGCTCTGATCGTCTGATCGAAAACCGCGTCGCTGAAGGTGGCTCGGATCGTCTGATCGAAAACCGCGTTGCCGAAGGTGGCTCGGATCGTCTGATCGAAAACCGCGTAGCAGAAGGTGGTTCGGATCGTCTGATCGAAAACCGCGTAGCAGAAGGTGGCTCGGATCGTCTGATCGAAAACCGCGTAGCAGAAGGTGGTTCGGATCGTCTGATCGAAAGCCGTGCAGTGTGA
- a CDS encoding DUF1615 domain-containing protein has translation MQANRLITSAAALLVLAGCGTQRSQEAPARPPAEVKAEIVRLLPAKTVDRQGWATDIYAAFAAQDIYPSTQNLCSVLAVTEQESTFQVDPSVPGLGKIARDEIDRRAAKAHIPGLLVSGALQVSSSNGKSYSDRLNAARSEKELSAIFDDFIGMVPMGRTLFGGFNPVHTGGPMQVSIDFAEQQARSYPYPVDDTIRHEVFSRRGGMYFGIAHLLGYPVSYKQPLYRFADFNAGWYASRNAAFQNAVSRASGIPLALDGDLVRYDSIMPGTTELAVRTLGKRLDMRNPTIRDQLEKGNSLEFEDTRLYQRVFELAEQAEGRSLPRAVLPGIVLQSPKITRKLTTAWFAKRVDERYQRCMGRAGK, from the coding sequence ATGCAAGCCAATCGATTGATCACGAGCGCCGCGGCGCTGTTGGTGCTGGCCGGGTGCGGGACGCAGCGCAGTCAGGAAGCCCCGGCCCGGCCACCCGCCGAGGTCAAGGCAGAGATCGTGCGCCTGCTGCCGGCCAAAACCGTGGATCGCCAAGGCTGGGCCACGGACATTTACGCGGCCTTTGCCGCGCAGGACATTTATCCCTCCACGCAAAACCTGTGTTCCGTGCTGGCCGTCACCGAACAGGAATCGACCTTTCAGGTTGATCCGTCGGTGCCGGGCCTGGGCAAAATCGCCCGGGATGAAATCGACCGGCGTGCCGCGAAGGCCCACATCCCCGGCCTGCTGGTGAGCGGGGCGTTGCAAGTGAGTTCAAGCAACGGCAAAAGCTACAGCGACCGCTTGAATGCCGCGCGCAGTGAAAAGGAGCTCAGCGCGATCTTCGATGACTTCATCGGCATGGTGCCCATGGGCCGCACGTTGTTCGGCGGCTTCAATCCGGTGCACACCGGTGGCCCGATGCAGGTCAGCATCGACTTCGCCGAGCAACAGGCACGGAGTTATCCCTACCCGGTGGACGATACGATTCGGCATGAGGTGTTCAGTCGTCGCGGCGGCATGTATTTCGGCATCGCTCACTTGCTCGGTTATCCGGTGAGCTACAAACAGCCGCTGTACCGCTTCGCCGATTTCAACGCCGGCTGGTACGCGAGCCGCAATGCCGCGTTTCAGAACGCTGTGAGCCGTGCCTCGGGCATCCCGCTGGCGCTGGACGGCGACCTGGTGCGCTACGACTCGATCATGCCCGGCACCACGGAACTGGCTGTGCGTACCCTCGGCAAACGCCTGGACATGCGCAATCCGACCATCAGGGATCAACTGGAGAAGGGCAACAGCCTCGAGTTCGAGGACACCCGGTTGTATCAGCGGGTTTTCGAGCTGGCCGAACAAGCCGAAGGCCGTTCATTGCCGCGTGCGGTGTTGCCGGGGATCGTCCTGCAGAGCCCGAAAATCACCCGCAAACTCACCACAGCGTGGTTTGCCAAGCGGGTTGATGAACGTTATCAGCGCTGCATGGGGCGGGCGGGGAAGTGA
- a CDS encoding FAD-dependent oxidoreductase — translation MNRSDVLIIGAGPTGLVLALWLSKLGIRVRILDKTSAPGTTSRALAVQARTLELYHQLDLSDAVIQKGHRVAAANFWVKGEPVARLPLSRVGEGLTPYAFLEIFPQDEHERLLIERLEAFGIRVERDTELESFEETGDGITARLRLPDGQQETCQACYLAGCDGARSIVRKTLDTGFPGGTYQQIFYVADVQASGPALNGELHLDLDEADFLAVFPLAGEGRARLIGTVRDERAEHADTLQFEDISTRAIEHLKVQIEQVNWFSTYRVHHRVADHFRSGRAFLLGDAAHVHSPAGGQGMNTGIGDAINLAWKLAAVLSGGAAPHLLDTYETERIAFARKLVATTDRVFSFVTAEGRVADLLRMRLAPFLLPKMASFETSREFLFRTVSQITLNYRGMPLSTGVAGHVHGGDRLPWAHDGEGDNFRSLKCPSWQVHVYGDTSDEMIAWCHEHHLPLHVFDWRPAFEAAGLGRNGFYLLRPDTYVAIAETCSDPKVIERYFRDRGIRPFFDAH, via the coding sequence ATGAACCGTAGCGACGTACTGATCATCGGTGCCGGCCCCACCGGGCTGGTGCTCGCACTGTGGCTCAGCAAACTGGGGATCCGCGTGCGGATTCTCGACAAGACATCGGCACCCGGAACCACTTCACGGGCGCTGGCGGTGCAGGCGCGGACGCTGGAGTTGTATCACCAGCTCGACCTCAGCGACGCCGTGATACAGAAGGGACATCGCGTGGCGGCGGCCAACTTCTGGGTCAAGGGCGAACCGGTGGCACGCTTGCCGTTGAGCCGGGTTGGCGAGGGATTGACGCCCTATGCGTTCCTCGAAATATTTCCTCAGGACGAGCACGAGCGGTTGCTGATCGAACGCCTGGAAGCCTTTGGCATCCGTGTGGAACGCGACACCGAGCTGGAGAGTTTCGAGGAAACCGGCGACGGCATCACCGCACGTCTGCGCTTGCCCGACGGTCAGCAGGAAACCTGTCAGGCCTGTTACCTCGCCGGATGCGACGGCGCCCGCTCGATCGTGCGCAAAACCCTCGACACCGGATTTCCCGGCGGCACCTACCAGCAGATTTTCTACGTGGCGGACGTGCAGGCCAGCGGGCCGGCACTCAATGGCGAGTTGCACCTGGATCTTGATGAGGCGGATTTTCTCGCGGTGTTTCCGTTGGCGGGCGAAGGTCGCGCCCGGCTGATCGGAACGGTGCGCGACGAACGCGCCGAGCACGCCGACACCCTGCAATTTGAAGACATCAGCACCCGCGCCATCGAGCATCTGAAGGTGCAGATCGAACAGGTGAACTGGTTCTCGACCTACCGCGTGCATCATCGGGTGGCCGATCACTTTCGCAGCGGCCGTGCATTTCTATTGGGCGACGCGGCCCACGTCCACAGCCCCGCGGGCGGCCAGGGCATGAACACCGGGATTGGCGATGCCATCAACCTCGCGTGGAAACTCGCTGCCGTGTTGAGCGGCGGTGCCGCGCCGCATTTGCTCGACACCTATGAAACCGAACGCATCGCGTTTGCCCGCAAACTGGTCGCCACTACCGACCGGGTGTTCAGCTTCGTCACCGCCGAAGGGCGCGTCGCCGATCTGCTGCGCATGCGTCTGGCGCCATTCCTGCTGCCGAAAATGGCTTCGTTCGAGACCTCCCGCGAGTTCCTGTTCCGTACGGTGTCGCAGATCACCCTCAATTATCGCGGGATGCCATTGAGCACCGGCGTTGCCGGACACGTGCATGGCGGTGACCGACTGCCTTGGGCGCACGACGGTGAAGGGGATAATTTCAGGTCGCTGAAGTGCCCGAGCTGGCAGGTGCATGTGTACGGCGACACCAGCGATGAAATGATCGCCTGGTGCCACGAACATCACTTGCCGTTGCATGTGTTTGACTGGAGGCCGGCGTTTGAAGCGGCAGGCCTGGGGCGTAACGGGTTTTACCTGTTGCGGCCGGATACCTATGTGGCGATTGCCGAGACGTGCTCGGACCCGAAGGTGATCGAGCGGTATTTCCGCGATCGCGGGATACGGCCGTTTTTTGATGCTCACTGA
- the hemB gene encoding porphobilinogen synthase, producing MSSQFPEARPRRLRRNASLRSLFQETEFTLNDLVLPIFVEEEIDDFVPIKSMPGVMRIPESKLAGEIERYARAGIKSVMTFGVSHHLDSSGSDTWNDNGLVSRMSRIAKDAVPEMIVMSDTCFCEYTSHGHCGVLHNHEVDNDQTLINLGKQAVAAARAGADVIAPSAAMDGQVQAIRRALDDAGFTQTAIMAYSTKFASALYGPFREAGGSALKGDRKSYQMNPMNRREAVRESLMDEQEGADALMVKPAGAYLDIIRDIREVSRLPLSAYQVSGEYAMIKFGAQAGAIDEDRVVRESLGAIKRAGADLIFTYFAMDLALAGI from the coding sequence ATGTCCAGTCAGTTCCCCGAAGCACGTCCACGCCGTCTGCGCCGCAATGCGAGCCTGCGCAGCCTGTTCCAGGAAACCGAGTTCACCCTGAACGACCTGGTGCTGCCGATTTTCGTCGAGGAAGAAATCGACGACTTCGTGCCGATCAAGAGCATGCCCGGCGTGATGCGTATTCCGGAGTCGAAACTGGCCGGCGAGATCGAGCGCTATGCCCGGGCCGGGATCAAGTCGGTGATGACCTTCGGCGTGTCGCATCACCTGGACAGCAGCGGCAGCGACACCTGGAACGACAATGGCCTGGTCTCGCGCATGTCGCGCATCGCCAAGGACGCAGTGCCCGAAATGATCGTGATGTCCGACACCTGTTTCTGTGAATACACCAGTCACGGTCACTGCGGCGTGCTGCACAACCACGAAGTCGACAACGACCAGACCCTGATCAACCTCGGCAAGCAAGCCGTCGCGGCGGCACGTGCCGGTGCCGATGTGATCGCGCCGTCGGCGGCCATGGACGGGCAGGTCCAGGCGATTCGCCGGGCACTGGATGACGCCGGTTTCACCCAGACCGCGATCATGGCCTACTCGACCAAATTCGCCTCGGCGCTCTACGGCCCGTTCCGTGAAGCCGGCGGCAGCGCGCTGAAGGGCGACCGCAAAAGCTATCAGATGAACCCGATGAACCGCCGCGAAGCAGTGCGTGAATCGCTGATGGACGAGCAGGAAGGCGCCGACGCGCTGATGGTCAAACCGGCCGGCGCGTACCTGGACATCATCCGCGACATCCGCGAAGTCTCGCGCCTGCCGCTGTCGGCGTATCAGGTGAGCGGCGAGTACGCGATGATCAAGTTCGGCGCACAGGCCGGGGCGATCGATGAGGACCGCGTGGTACGCGAGAGCCTTGGGGCGATCAAGCGGGCGGGGGCGGATTTGATCTTCACGTATTTCGCGATGGACCTGGCGCTGGCCGGGATCTGA
- a CDS encoding PhzF family phenazine biosynthesis protein, which produces MHSFDFKQVDVFSRVALKGNPLAVVFGADELSDERMAAFAAWTNLSETTFILEPQDPRADYRVRIFTTLNELPFAGHPTLGTCHAWLEAGGVPKGEEIIQECGVGLVRVRRQGAELAFLAPPLLKTGPVEADVMERVRRGLRLEPGAIVRAQWVDNGAGWLAVMVEDRQQVLDLQPDHAHMLGLAVGVIAPWHPERDGDDAQFEVRAFISGDGMPEDPATGSLNAGIAQWLLGEGLAPASYVVSQGLTMGRAGRIRVEKIDDEIWIGGSVVTCISGTLTL; this is translated from the coding sequence ATGCATTCATTCGATTTCAAGCAAGTAGATGTTTTCAGCCGCGTCGCGCTCAAGGGCAATCCGCTGGCCGTGGTGTTCGGCGCGGACGAGCTCAGCGATGAGCGCATGGCGGCGTTCGCCGCGTGGACCAACCTCAGTGAAACCACGTTCATCCTTGAGCCGCAGGATCCCCGGGCCGATTACCGGGTCAGGATTTTCACCACCCTGAACGAATTGCCGTTCGCCGGTCACCCGACGCTGGGCACTTGTCATGCCTGGCTCGAAGCCGGTGGCGTGCCCAAGGGCGAGGAGATCATTCAGGAATGCGGCGTCGGCCTGGTGCGGGTGCGTCGACAAGGCGCGGAGCTGGCTTTTCTCGCACCGCCACTGCTCAAGACCGGGCCGGTTGAGGCTGATGTGATGGAGCGCGTCCGGCGCGGGCTCAGGCTGGAACCGGGCGCCATTGTGCGGGCGCAGTGGGTTGATAACGGCGCGGGCTGGCTGGCGGTGATGGTCGAGGATCGCCAGCAGGTGCTGGACCTGCAACCGGATCACGCGCACATGCTCGGCCTCGCGGTCGGCGTGATCGCGCCGTGGCATCCGGAGCGCGACGGCGATGATGCACAGTTCGAGGTGCGCGCGTTCATCTCCGGCGACGGCATGCCGGAAGACCCCGCCACCGGCAGCCTGAATGCCGGGATTGCTCAGTGGTTGCTCGGCGAGGGGCTGGCGCCGGCGTCCTACGTGGTCAGTCAGGGCCTGACGATGGGGCGCGCGGGGCGGATTCGGGTCGAGAAAATCGACGATGAGATCTGGATTGGCGGTTCCGTCGTGACCTGTATCTCCGGAACCCTGACGCTGTAA
- a CDS encoding glutathione binding-like protein: MTDLSAFPITQKWPAQYPEWIQLYSLPTPNGVKVSIMLEEIGLPYEPHRVGFDTNDQLSPEFLSLNPNNKIPAILDPHGPDDKPLPLFESGAILIYLADKSGQLLAQESAARYETIQWLMFQMGGIGPMFGQLGFFNKFAGKDYEDKRPRDRYVEESKRLLKVLDGRLQGRDWIMGERYTIADIATFPWVRNLIGFYEAGDLVGIKNFPNVTRVLERFLARPAVMRGLEIPK; encoded by the coding sequence ATGACCGATCTGTCTGCGTTCCCCATCACCCAAAAATGGCCGGCCCAATACCCCGAGTGGATTCAGCTCTACTCCTTGCCGACCCCCAACGGCGTCAAGGTGTCGATCATGCTCGAAGAGATCGGGCTGCCCTACGAACCGCATCGTGTGGGCTTCGATACCAACGACCAGCTGTCTCCCGAGTTTCTGTCGCTGAACCCCAACAACAAGATCCCGGCCATCCTCGACCCCCACGGTCCGGACGACAAGCCGCTGCCGCTGTTCGAATCCGGGGCGATTCTGATCTACCTCGCTGACAAGAGCGGGCAATTGCTGGCCCAGGAATCGGCGGCACGTTACGAGACGATCCAGTGGCTGATGTTCCAGATGGGTGGGATCGGACCCATGTTCGGCCAGCTCGGTTTTTTCAACAAATTCGCTGGCAAGGACTACGAAGACAAACGTCCTCGGGATCGCTATGTCGAGGAAAGTAAACGTTTGTTAAAAGTTCTTGATGGACGTCTGCAAGGGCGCGACTGGATCATGGGCGAGCGCTACACCATCGCCGACATCGCGACGTTCCCGTGGGTGCGCAACCTGATCGGTTTCTATGAAGCGGGCGATCTGGTGGGCATCAAGAATTTCCCGAACGTAACGCGGGTGCTGGAGCGCTTCCTCGCACGGCCGGCGGTGATGCGCGGGCTGGAAATACCCAAGTAG
- a CDS encoding histidine phosphatase family protein, with protein sequence MMNLLKFVQRFKHRAYVVLPTLLAISALFLSLEVRESRAQPADGTQTLVFLRHAEKPAGGLGQLNCQGLNRAIDLATLLPEKFGKANYVFAANPTRNVEEGELDNSYSYIRPLMTISPSAIKLGLPVNINFSANDTSDLADELLHDKYHNAVIYTAWSHGYLPELINKVAGEAVGKKQKITEDWESSDYDSLFVLTLTWHNGKASLQSHSYKQGLDNGRETCPT encoded by the coding sequence ATGATGAACCTTCTGAAATTCGTCCAACGCTTCAAGCATCGCGCTTATGTCGTGCTGCCTACCTTGCTGGCAATCAGTGCGTTGTTCCTGTCGCTTGAAGTCCGTGAAAGCCGCGCCCAGCCGGCTGACGGCACCCAGACGCTGGTCTTCCTGCGCCACGCGGAAAAACCCGCCGGAGGCCTCGGCCAGCTCAATTGTCAGGGCCTGAACCGCGCCATCGATCTGGCGACCTTGCTCCCGGAAAAATTCGGCAAGGCCAATTACGTGTTTGCGGCCAACCCGACGCGCAATGTCGAGGAAGGCGAACTGGACAATTCCTACAGTTACATTCGCCCCCTGATGACCATCAGCCCCAGCGCGATCAAGCTCGGTTTGCCGGTGAACATCAACTTCTCGGCCAATGACACCAGCGACCTGGCCGATGAACTGCTCCACGACAAGTATCACAACGCGGTGATCTACACCGCATGGTCCCACGGCTACCTGCCCGAGTTGATCAACAAGGTCGCCGGCGAAGCCGTCGGCAAGAAACAGAAAATTACTGAAGACTGGGAGTCCAGCGATTACGACTCGCTGTTTGTGCTCACGCTGACCTGGCACAACGGCAAGGCCAGTCTGCAGAGCCACAGTTACAAGCAAGGGCTGGATAACGGCCGGGAAACCTGTCCGACTTGA
- the selD gene encoding selenide, water dikinase SelD — protein sequence MSEPIRLTQYSHGAGCGCKISPQVLEVILAGSGAQNLDPKLWVGNASRDDAAVYAIDEERGVVSTTDFFMPIVDDPFDFGRIAATNAISDIYAMGGDPLMAIAILGWPVNVLAPEIAREVIRGGRSVCDEAGIPLAGGHSIDAPEPIFGLAVTGLVEKRHMKRNDTATAGCLLYLTKPLGIGILTTAEKKGKLRHADIGLARDWMCTLNKPGSRFGKLDGVTAMTDVTGFGLLGHLVEMADGSHVTARIEYDRVPRLPGVEYYLDQGCVPGGTLRNFDSYASKLGRLQEMHKRVLCDPQTSGGLLVAVTPEGNEQFLSVAAELGLTLAPIGELVERQTNAVEVF from the coding sequence ATGAGCGAGCCGATCCGTCTGACCCAGTACAGCCACGGCGCAGGTTGTGGCTGCAAGATTTCCCCTCAGGTGCTGGAAGTGATTCTGGCCGGCAGCGGGGCGCAGAACCTTGACCCCAAACTCTGGGTCGGCAATGCCTCGCGCGATGACGCGGCGGTGTATGCCATCGATGAAGAACGCGGCGTGGTCTCGACCACCGATTTCTTTATGCCGATCGTCGACGACCCGTTCGATTTCGGCCGCATTGCCGCCACCAATGCCATCAGCGACATCTACGCCATGGGCGGCGATCCGTTGATGGCCATTGCGATCCTCGGCTGGCCGGTGAATGTGCTGGCGCCGGAGATTGCCCGGGAAGTGATTCGCGGCGGGCGTTCGGTGTGCGATGAAGCCGGGATCCCGTTGGCGGGCGGGCACTCCATCGATGCGCCGGAGCCGATCTTCGGCCTTGCCGTCACCGGGCTGGTGGAAAAGCGCCACATGAAGCGCAACGACACGGCCACCGCCGGTTGCCTGCTCTACCTCACCAAACCCCTGGGCATCGGCATCCTCACCACTGCCGAGAAGAAGGGCAAGTTGCGCCACGCCGACATCGGCCTGGCCCGCGACTGGATGTGCACCCTGAACAAACCCGGCAGCCGTTTCGGTAAGCTCGACGGCGTGACCGCGATGACCGATGTCACCGGTTTCGGCCTGCTCGGGCACCTGGTGGAAATGGCCGACGGCAGCCACGTGACGGCGCGCATCGAATACGATCGCGTGCCGCGTCTGCCGGGCGTCGAGTATTACCTCGACCAGGGTTGCGTACCGGGCGGGACGCTACGCAATTTCGACAGCTACGCCAGCAAACTCGGGCGACTGCAGGAGATGCACAAACGCGTGCTCTGCGATCCGCAAACCAGTGGTGGTCTGCTGGTGGCGGTCACCCCCGAAGGCAACGAACAATTCCTCAGCGTCGCTGCCGAACTGGGCCTGACCCTTGCGCCGATCGGTGAGCTGGTCGAGCGACAGACGAACGCGGTCGAGGTGTTTTGA